A single genomic interval of Microbacterium oleivorans harbors:
- a CDS encoding LacI family DNA-binding transcriptional regulator, producing MSRQVTLKDIALRAGVSTAAISQALNDRGSLRPETRERIKSIAAELGYQPNKYAAALRSGRTMSVGFVVPEGAELDLSKRGALHRSRHIGALVRAAAEQGFTVTMLPAARPDLLRGAQIDVVYFAEVAADDLLLREAVGRGIPVATNDLYVDTDLSITVRTGYDEAVRAALALLEAGGATRIGFLVDDAGSPRDEIGETAYRAWSTVRGRTPLVAHVDAEHGSLPRRVGELRAAGADAIFSFAEEGPAIYLQLEEMDFVIPRDMQFVALCTTDCAINTRLGVTHVCVHPELAPAAMFQALSTVRDATSPDVVDLPWEIVRGSSTR from the coding sequence ATGAGCCGACAGGTGACCCTGAAGGACATCGCGCTGCGCGCGGGTGTCTCCACGGCCGCCATCAGCCAGGCTCTGAACGATCGCGGGAGCCTGCGCCCCGAGACGCGCGAGCGCATCAAGTCGATCGCCGCCGAGCTCGGGTACCAGCCCAACAAGTACGCCGCCGCGCTGCGCAGCGGACGCACGATGTCGGTGGGCTTCGTCGTGCCCGAGGGCGCGGAGCTCGACCTGTCCAAGCGCGGCGCGCTGCATCGCAGCAGGCACATCGGCGCGCTCGTGCGAGCCGCAGCCGAACAGGGGTTCACCGTCACGATGCTCCCCGCCGCACGCCCGGATCTCCTGCGCGGGGCACAGATCGACGTGGTGTACTTCGCCGAGGTCGCCGCCGACGACCTGCTCCTGCGCGAGGCCGTCGGCCGCGGCATCCCGGTCGCGACGAACGATCTCTACGTCGACACGGACCTGTCCATCACGGTGCGGACCGGATACGACGAGGCCGTGCGTGCCGCTCTCGCACTGCTCGAGGCGGGCGGCGCGACCCGGATCGGCTTCCTCGTGGACGACGCCGGCTCGCCGCGCGACGAGATCGGCGAGACAGCGTACCGGGCGTGGAGCACGGTACGCGGCCGGACGCCCCTGGTGGCCCACGTCGATGCCGAGCACGGCTCGCTCCCCCGCCGGGTGGGCGAGCTGCGTGCCGCGGGCGCGGACGCGATCTTCTCGTTCGCCGAGGAGGGCCCGGCGATCTACCTCCAGCTCGAGGAGATGGACTTCGTCATCCCCCGCGACATGCAGTTCGTCGCGCTGTGCACCACCGACTGCGCGATCAATACCCGCCTGGGTGTGACCCACGTGTGCGTTCACCCCGAGCTGGCGCCCGCCGCGATGTTCCAGGCGCTGAGCACCGTGCGGGATGCGACCTCGCCGGATGTGGTCGATCTGCCGTGGGAGATCGTCCGCGGCTCGTCCACCCGCTGA
- a CDS encoding protoporphyrinogen/coproporphyrinogen oxidase: MRSDVDLVVVGGGIAGLVVALEAATAGAGVVVLESDDRVGGMLRRGRLAGIDIDLGAESFAKRTDAVPRLIADFDLPLEIVTPRSGPAHLVSPRAGGRWSRLPLPRRTVIGIPADPLAADVVAIIGERAAQRAAAEVGGTPLDPTASLADVVEERLGAGLLDGLVDPLCRSIYSQPAAAVPLPRLHPKMWTAFERTGSLLAAAAEVAPDAPGGTAVGGIAGGMWRLAEAVAAQARSRGADIRTSRTVRALSAGAGGVAVELDDATLRSRGVVVATGPRAAAQLLGMTPAAIDDAASAPIQPAVRLLTAAVTSVGLSAEPVGSGVIVAPGARTAAKAMTHIDAKWAWARAALAADTHVVRLSARADDTAGLDSAAAVAREITQLTGVRIDRGDIGEIITTRWRDAVVPAESDDWTRAVMDAAVRGIHVTGAVAAGTGLASVIPHARALAQQLFSVPAVRKEPR, translated from the coding sequence ATGAGGTCCGACGTCGACCTCGTCGTCGTGGGCGGCGGCATCGCGGGTCTCGTCGTGGCCCTCGAAGCCGCCACCGCGGGCGCCGGTGTCGTCGTGCTCGAATCCGACGACCGCGTCGGTGGCATGCTGCGACGCGGCCGCCTCGCCGGCATCGACATCGATCTCGGTGCGGAGTCGTTCGCCAAGCGCACCGATGCCGTGCCGCGTCTGATCGCCGACTTCGACCTCCCGCTCGAGATCGTGACGCCCCGTTCGGGGCCGGCGCACCTGGTGTCGCCGCGTGCGGGCGGACGGTGGAGCCGATTGCCGCTCCCGCGCCGCACGGTCATCGGCATTCCCGCCGATCCGCTCGCCGCCGACGTCGTGGCGATCATCGGCGAGCGGGCCGCGCAGCGCGCCGCCGCCGAGGTCGGCGGAACACCGCTCGACCCGACCGCGTCGCTCGCCGACGTCGTCGAGGAGCGTCTGGGTGCCGGCCTCCTCGACGGTCTCGTCGATCCGCTCTGCCGCAGCATCTACTCCCAGCCCGCCGCCGCGGTGCCGCTGCCGCGACTGCACCCCAAGATGTGGACGGCGTTCGAGCGCACCGGGTCGCTGCTCGCTGCCGCCGCCGAGGTCGCGCCGGACGCCCCGGGCGGTACGGCGGTGGGCGGCATCGCCGGCGGCATGTGGCGGCTCGCCGAAGCCGTGGCTGCGCAGGCGCGCTCGCGCGGAGCCGACATCCGCACGAGCCGCACCGTCCGCGCGCTCAGTGCCGGCGCCGGCGGCGTGGCCGTCGAGCTCGACGACGCGACGCTGCGATCCCGCGGCGTCGTGGTCGCCACCGGACCGCGCGCGGCGGCGCAGCTGCTCGGGATGACGCCCGCGGCGATCGACGACGCCGCTTCCGCGCCGATCCAGCCGGCCGTCCGGCTGCTGACCGCCGCCGTGACCTCCGTCGGGCTCTCGGCCGAGCCGGTCGGGTCGGGTGTCATCGTGGCACCCGGCGCCCGGACCGCGGCCAAGGCGATGACCCACATCGATGCGAAGTGGGCGTGGGCCCGTGCCGCCCTCGCCGCCGACACGCACGTGGTGCGCCTCTCGGCCCGCGCCGACGACACTGCGGGTCTCGACTCCGCCGCCGCCGTCGCCCGCGAGATCACGCAGCTGACCGGTGTCCGCATCGACCGTGGCGACATCGGCGAGATCATCACCACCCGCTGGCGCGACGCGGTGGTGCCGGCGGAGTCCGACGACTGGACGCGCGCGGTGATGGATGCCGCCGTCCGCGGCATCCACGTCACCGGCGCGGTCGCCGCCGGCACGGGCCTCGCCTCCGTGATCCCGCACGCCCGCGCCCTCGCGCAGCAGCTCTTCTCCGTCCCCGCCGTCCGAAAGGAGCCCCGATGA
- a CDS encoding LacI family DNA-binding transcriptional regulator: MNGTTGASRKPTIRDVAAAAGVSHGTVSRVINGGHWVSPEAREAVDRAIRETGYTANHAARSLATGRSNSLAFLLTEPQHLLFADPTFALLLRGATEALAQRSMTLVLMIADTAAERANVERYVRAGHVDGVLLISSHESNPLLASLIAAGVPTVCTGVPLGDRARVPTVSVDEQESARVMTRHLLAQGHRRIAVITGPDDTPGGRYRLEGFRDEMGELFDPALVEQDVYSSDAGTAAMTRLLERAPDIEAVFAASDVMAVGAIAAIRRSGRRVPHDIAVAGFDDSGLAVTHDPPLTTMRQPWAEISSAMVDMVLQVIAGGDPDPLVLPTTLVVRETA, from the coding sequence GTGAACGGCACCACCGGCGCGTCGCGCAAACCGACCATCCGCGACGTCGCGGCGGCGGCCGGTGTCTCGCACGGCACGGTGTCGCGCGTGATCAACGGCGGACACTGGGTCTCACCCGAGGCTCGCGAGGCGGTGGACCGGGCGATCCGCGAGACGGGGTACACCGCCAACCACGCGGCGCGGAGCCTGGCCACCGGCAGGTCGAACTCGCTGGCGTTCCTGCTGACCGAGCCGCAGCACCTGCTCTTCGCCGACCCGACCTTCGCGCTGCTGCTGCGGGGGGCTACCGAGGCGCTCGCGCAGCGGTCGATGACCCTGGTGCTCATGATCGCCGACACCGCCGCCGAGCGGGCGAACGTCGAACGCTACGTGCGGGCCGGGCACGTGGACGGCGTGCTGCTGATCTCGTCGCACGAGTCGAACCCGCTCCTGGCCTCCCTGATCGCCGCCGGCGTCCCCACCGTGTGCACCGGCGTTCCGCTCGGCGACCGCGCCCGCGTCCCGACCGTCTCGGTCGACGAGCAGGAGTCGGCGCGCGTGATGACCCGTCATCTGCTCGCGCAGGGACACCGGCGCATCGCCGTGATCACCGGGCCCGACGACACGCCGGGGGGCCGCTACCGGCTCGAGGGCTTCCGCGACGAGATGGGCGAGCTGTTCGATCCCGCGCTGGTGGAGCAGGACGTCTACTCCAGCGACGCCGGAACCGCGGCCATGACCCGCCTCCTCGAGCGCGCCCCCGACATCGAGGCCGTCTTCGCGGCATCCGATGTCATGGCCGTCGGCGCGATCGCCGCCATCCGCCGCAGCGGGCGCCGCGTGCCCCACGACATCGCGGTGGCCGGCTTCGACGACTCCGGCCTCGCCGTGACCCACGATCCGCCGCTGACGACGATGCGCCAGCCCTGGGCCGAGATCAGCTCGGCGATGGTCGACATGGTGCTGCAGGTCATCGCGGGGGGCGATCCGGATCCGCTCGTGCTGCCGACGACCCTGGTCGTGCGCGAGACCGCCTGA
- a CDS encoding ferrochelatase encodes MSENEFRPKPPRATSAPACAPGCAVPAASPAACSGAPHVSEPTTYDALLLLGFGGPEGQDDVLPFLRNVTAGRGIPDERLEEVAHHYRHFGGVSPINQHNRELKDALEAEIAARGLDLPVYWGNRNWMPYVDDALRALHADGHRRVIAVATSAYSSYSSCRQYREDLADAMEATGLGAEIQIDKVRQFFDHPGFVAPFVEGLRDGLAAVAERGIAPDEVEILFSTHSIPNSDADRSGPPERGFGPGGAYVAQHTAVAEAIVAELGTTSPWQLVFQSRSGPPQVPWLEPDINDAIAELPAAGRRAILIVPLGFVSDHMEVLWDLDTEAMETAEEHGLFAVRTASPSTHPAYVSGLVDLVQERLDATPVDERPAVTALGPWYDVCRPGCCENKRLGFQPALAGVAP; translated from the coding sequence ATGAGCGAGAACGAGTTCCGCCCGAAGCCTCCCCGCGCCACCAGCGCTCCGGCCTGTGCGCCGGGATGCGCCGTCCCCGCGGCCAGTCCCGCGGCGTGCAGCGGTGCGCCCCACGTGAGCGAGCCCACGACTTACGACGCGCTCCTCCTGCTCGGCTTCGGCGGACCCGAGGGCCAGGACGACGTGCTGCCCTTCCTCCGGAACGTCACGGCGGGCCGCGGCATCCCCGACGAGCGACTCGAAGAGGTCGCCCACCACTACCGCCACTTCGGCGGCGTGTCGCCGATCAACCAGCACAACCGCGAGCTCAAGGACGCCCTCGAAGCCGAGATCGCGGCGCGCGGGCTCGACCTGCCGGTGTACTGGGGCAATCGCAACTGGATGCCCTACGTCGACGATGCGTTGCGCGCGCTCCACGCCGACGGTCACCGTCGGGTGATCGCGGTGGCGACCAGCGCCTACAGCTCGTACTCCTCGTGCCGGCAGTACCGCGAGGATCTGGCCGACGCGATGGAGGCCACCGGGCTCGGTGCCGAGATCCAGATCGACAAGGTCCGGCAGTTCTTCGACCACCCGGGCTTCGTGGCGCCGTTCGTCGAGGGGCTGCGCGACGGGCTCGCGGCGGTCGCCGAGCGCGGCATCGCACCGGACGAGGTCGAGATCCTCTTCTCGACGCACTCGATCCCCAACTCCGACGCCGACCGCTCCGGTCCGCCCGAGCGCGGCTTCGGGCCCGGCGGCGCCTACGTCGCGCAGCACACGGCCGTCGCCGAGGCGATCGTCGCCGAGCTCGGCACGACCAGCCCGTGGCAGCTGGTGTTCCAGAGCCGATCCGGTCCGCCCCAGGTGCCCTGGCTCGAGCCCGACATCAACGATGCGATCGCCGAGCTGCCGGCCGCCGGGCGCAGGGCCATCCTGATCGTCCCGCTCGGCTTCGTCAGCGACCACATGGAGGTGCTCTGGGACCTCGACACCGAGGCGATGGAGACCGCCGAGGAGCACGGCCTGTTCGCAGTCCGCACGGCCTCGCCCAGCACCCACCCCGCCTACGTGAGCGGGCTGGTCGACCTCGTGCAGGAGAGGCTCGACGCGACCCCCGTCGACGAGCGACCCGCCGTGACCGCGCTGGGGCCCTGGTACGACGTGTGCCGCCCCGGCTGCTGCGAGAACAAGCGTCTCGGCTTCCAGCCGGCGCTCGCGGGGGTGGCGCCGTGA
- the hemE gene encoding uroporphyrinogen decarboxylase, with protein MRQAGRSLPEYRALRSQGTMLDACLTPELASEITLQPVRRHGVDAAIFFSDIIVPLAILGIDVEIAAGRGPVFSKPLRTGADIARAVEIDPALVRERGGAIARAVELTTGMLAEESETRGEPLPLIGFAGAPFTLAAYLVEGGPSKDHMAARRLIHEDPAAWAALTEWLARVTGEFLALQIASGASAAQLFDSWAGGLPPEDYRSAALPASAASFEAVRALPVPAGAGIDHIPLVHFGVGTGEILADMASIGIDALGVDYRVPLDEAARRVGTDLTLQGNLDPALLFAPAPVRDAAIGRILTAGRAARAHVFNLGHGVPMEADPDAISSVVRTVHDWRAA; from the coding sequence ATGCGGCAGGCGGGCAGGTCGCTGCCCGAGTACCGGGCTCTGCGCTCGCAGGGCACCATGCTCGATGCATGCCTCACCCCCGAGCTGGCGAGTGAGATCACCCTCCAGCCGGTTCGCCGCCACGGTGTGGACGCCGCCATCTTCTTCAGCGACATCATCGTGCCGCTCGCGATCCTCGGGATCGACGTCGAGATCGCGGCCGGACGCGGTCCGGTCTTCTCGAAGCCGCTGCGCACCGGCGCCGACATCGCCCGCGCCGTCGAGATCGATCCCGCCCTCGTGCGCGAGCGCGGCGGGGCGATCGCCCGCGCGGTGGAGCTGACCACCGGCATGCTCGCCGAGGAGTCCGAGACGCGCGGCGAGCCGTTGCCGCTCATCGGTTTCGCCGGCGCTCCGTTCACTCTCGCGGCGTACCTGGTGGAGGGCGGCCCGTCGAAGGACCATATGGCTGCGCGACGCCTCATCCACGAAGATCCCGCCGCGTGGGCCGCGCTCACCGAGTGGCTCGCCCGGGTGACCGGGGAGTTCCTCGCGCTGCAGATCGCGTCGGGCGCCAGCGCGGCGCAGCTCTTCGACTCGTGGGCGGGGGGACTGCCTCCCGAGGACTACCGGTCCGCAGCGCTCCCGGCCTCCGCGGCGTCGTTCGAGGCCGTGCGCGCGCTCCCCGTGCCCGCCGGTGCGGGCATCGACCACATCCCGCTCGTGCACTTCGGCGTCGGCACGGGCGAGATCCTCGCCGACATGGCCTCGATCGGCATCGATGCGCTCGGCGTCGACTACCGCGTGCCGCTCGACGAGGCCGCGCGCCGGGTCGGTACGGATCTGACGCTGCAGGGCAACCTCGACCCCGCGTTGTTGTTCGCGCCCGCGCCGGTGCGCGACGCCGCGATCGGTCGCATCCTCACGGCCGGACGCGCGGCGCGCGCACACGTGTTCAACCTCGGTCACGGCGTGCCGATGGAAGCCGATCCCGACGCGATCAGCTCCGTCGTGCGCACCGTGCACGACTGGCGAGCGGCATGA
- the metG gene encoding methionine--tRNA ligase, producing the protein MSNGRSFYITTPIYYPSDLPHIGHGYTTVAVDTLARWHRQAGDDTWMLTGTDEHGQKMLRAAAANDVTPQEWVDKLVEESWFPLLRTLDVANDDFIRTTQERHEERVKVFVQTLFDRGYIYAGEYAALYCVGCEEFKPEAEIVAGTGAFEGLKVCAIHSKPLELLQEKNYFFKLSEFQDRLLELYRTVPDFVRPESARNEVVSFVRSGLKDLSISRSAFDWGITVPWDPSHVIYVWVDALLNYATAIGYGTDPEQFDRRWPAFHVVGKDILRFHAVIWPAMLMAAGLDVPRGVFAHGWLLVGGEKMSKSKLTGIAPTEITDVFGSDAYRFYFLSAIAFGQDGSFSWEDLSARYQAELANGFGNLASRTIAMIERYFEGVVPSPAEYAATDLEIQRVVSEAAHAADTAMERFRPDEAIAAIWTIVDALNGYITENEPWALAKDASQRARLGTVLYTAGEGLRALAVLLSPVMPESTAKLWTALGIDARLEDQLLREAGAWGVLPAGTSVNGLAPLFPRVEQTA; encoded by the coding sequence GTGAGCAACGGGCGCAGTTTCTACATCACCACGCCGATCTACTATCCGAGCGATCTGCCGCACATCGGGCACGGCTACACCACGGTCGCCGTCGACACGCTCGCGCGCTGGCATCGGCAGGCCGGAGACGACACCTGGATGCTCACCGGCACCGACGAGCACGGTCAGAAGATGCTCCGCGCGGCGGCGGCGAACGACGTCACCCCCCAGGAGTGGGTAGACAAGCTCGTCGAGGAGTCGTGGTTCCCGTTGCTGCGCACCCTCGACGTGGCCAACGACGACTTCATCCGCACGACCCAGGAACGCCACGAGGAGCGCGTCAAGGTCTTCGTGCAGACCCTGTTCGACCGCGGCTACATCTACGCGGGCGAGTACGCGGCGCTGTACTGCGTCGGATGCGAGGAGTTCAAGCCCGAGGCCGAGATCGTCGCCGGCACCGGTGCCTTCGAGGGTCTCAAGGTGTGCGCCATCCACTCGAAGCCGCTCGAGCTGCTGCAGGAGAAGAACTACTTCTTCAAGCTGAGCGAGTTCCAGGATCGCCTGCTCGAGCTCTACCGGACCGTTCCCGACTTCGTGCGGCCGGAGTCGGCGCGGAACGAGGTCGTGTCCTTCGTGCGATCGGGCCTGAAGGACCTCTCGATCTCGCGCTCGGCGTTCGACTGGGGCATCACGGTGCCGTGGGACCCCTCGCACGTGATCTACGTGTGGGTCGACGCGCTGCTGAACTACGCCACGGCGATCGGCTACGGCACCGACCCCGAACAGTTCGACCGTCGGTGGCCCGCGTTCCACGTGGTGGGTAAGGACATCCTGCGTTTCCACGCGGTGATCTGGCCCGCCATGCTGATGGCCGCCGGGCTCGACGTGCCGCGCGGCGTCTTCGCACACGGCTGGCTGCTCGTGGGCGGCGAGAAGATGTCGAAGTCCAAGCTCACCGGCATCGCGCCGACCGAGATCACCGACGTCTTCGGCTCCGACGCCTACCGGTTCTACTTCCTCTCGGCCATCGCCTTCGGACAGGACGGCTCGTTCTCCTGGGAGGACCTGTCGGCGCGGTACCAGGCGGAGCTCGCGAACGGCTTCGGCAACCTCGCCTCGCGCACGATCGCCATGATCGAGCGCTACTTCGAGGGTGTCGTCCCGTCGCCGGCAGAATACGCGGCGACGGACCTCGAGATCCAGCGCGTGGTGTCGGAGGCCGCGCACGCGGCCGACACGGCCATGGAGCGGTTCCGGCCCGACGAGGCGATCGCCGCGATCTGGACGATCGTCGACGCCCTCAACGGCTACATCACCGAGAACGAGCCGTGGGCTCTCGCCAAGGACGCCTCGCAGCGCGCACGCCTGGGCACGGTGCTCTACACCGCCGGCGAAGGGCTGCGCGCTCTGGCCGTGCTGCTGTCGCCCGTGATGCCGGAGTCGACGGCGAAGCTGTGGACGGCGCTCGGTATCGACGCCCGCCTCGAGGACCAGCTGCTCCGCGAGGCCGGCGCATGGGGTGTGCTCCCCGCCGGCACGAGCGTCAACGGCCTCGCGCCGCTGTTCCCGCGCGTCGAGCAGACCGCCTGA
- a CDS encoding TatD family hydrolase, producing the protein MVDSPENADRGRATPSLRVEPTDDVSQYVRQRSQAARDVRWPAPPEPLTVPVYDNHTHLEIEDGDEPRSLGEQLDLAASVGVAGVVQAGGDIESSRWSAWAAASDPRVLAAVAVHPNEAPVYAAAGRLDEALGVIDELAAQPRVRAIGETGLDFFRTGEDGLPAQFASFEAHIALAKKHGVAMQIHDRDAHDAVLETLQRVGAPERTVFHCFSGDADMARIAADRGYWSSFAGNVTFKNAQNLRDALAVTPRERILVETDAPFLTPTPHRGRPNAPYLIPVTLRFMAEELNVDVDELAAQVAANTLEVYGPF; encoded by the coding sequence ATGGTCGACTCGCCGGAGAACGCGGATCGGGGGCGTGCGACACCGTCACTGCGCGTTGAGCCGACCGACGACGTCTCGCAGTACGTGCGGCAGCGCTCGCAGGCGGCGCGCGATGTGCGCTGGCCGGCGCCCCCGGAACCGCTGACGGTGCCGGTCTACGACAACCACACCCATCTCGAGATCGAGGACGGCGACGAGCCGCGCTCCCTCGGGGAACAGCTCGACCTCGCGGCATCCGTGGGTGTGGCCGGTGTGGTGCAGGCCGGCGGCGACATCGAGTCGTCCCGATGGTCGGCGTGGGCCGCGGCCTCCGATCCGCGCGTGCTGGCGGCCGTGGCCGTCCATCCGAACGAGGCTCCCGTGTACGCCGCCGCGGGCCGGCTCGACGAGGCGCTCGGCGTGATCGACGAGCTCGCCGCCCAGCCTCGTGTGCGCGCGATCGGCGAGACCGGACTGGACTTCTTCCGCACCGGCGAGGACGGCCTGCCCGCGCAGTTCGCGAGCTTCGAGGCCCATATCGCGCTCGCGAAGAAGCACGGGGTCGCCATGCAGATCCACGATCGCGACGCCCACGACGCGGTGCTCGAGACGCTGCAGCGGGTCGGCGCCCCCGAGCGCACCGTGTTCCACTGCTTCTCGGGCGACGCCGACATGGCGCGCATCGCCGCAGACCGCGGGTACTGGTCGAGCTTCGCCGGCAACGTCACCTTCAAGAACGCCCAGAACCTGCGCGACGCGCTCGCGGTCACTCCGCGTGAGCGCATCCTCGTCGAGACGGACGCGCCGTTCCTCACGCCCACCCCGCATCGCGGCCGGCCGAACGCGCCGTACCTGATCCCGGTGACCCTGCGCTTCATGGCCGAGGAGCTGAACGTGGACGTCGACGAGCTCGCGGCGCAGGTCGCCGCCAACACCCTCGAGGTCTACGGCCCGTTCTGA
- a CDS encoding glutamyl-tRNA reductase — translation MLVALTAHQRSTPLASLERLSVIGDDVGTRLTQAHEAIQGAVVLATCNRFEAYFDLRDDVDFPSTIPAMDAAMEEIAKLSELPYRTVRETVDFEHGNRVAHHLFSVASGLDSVAVGEDEIAGQVRRALDDARRGGLTTAPLEHLFQRATETSRAVKNSTRIGESGRSLVRLALELASSRVADWSRARVLLVGTGRYAAASLAALRDKGATDVRVHSRSGRSRFAQREHLVAVDAEHYAEEAAAADVIVTCTTTTDTYALTASEHAARRAGAERTQLIIDLGLPRNVDPAMRGVPDVELLDLETIRVHAPIDEFATLGEAREIVAGAAARHAAARRVHEVAPSVVAMRGYITGILDDEIDRARLRGESPQVEAALRHFSGVLLHRLIAQGHTLASSGSGAAWSDAVRTVFPEAAGAEPS, via the coding sequence GTGCTCGTCGCTCTCACCGCGCATCAGCGCTCTACGCCACTCGCTTCTCTGGAGCGACTCTCCGTCATCGGAGACGACGTCGGCACCCGGTTGACACAGGCCCACGAAGCCATCCAGGGGGCCGTCGTCCTCGCGACCTGCAACCGGTTCGAGGCGTACTTCGACCTCCGCGACGATGTCGATTTCCCCTCGACCATCCCCGCGATGGATGCCGCGATGGAGGAGATCGCCAAGCTCAGCGAGCTGCCGTACCGCACCGTGCGTGAAACCGTCGACTTCGAACACGGCAACCGTGTCGCCCACCATCTGTTCTCCGTCGCATCGGGCCTCGACTCCGTCGCCGTCGGCGAGGACGAGATCGCCGGCCAGGTACGCCGGGCCCTCGACGACGCGCGACGTGGCGGGCTGACCACCGCCCCGCTCGAGCACCTCTTCCAGCGGGCGACCGAGACCTCTCGCGCGGTGAAGAACAGCACGCGGATCGGCGAGTCGGGCCGCTCGCTCGTGCGCCTCGCACTCGAGCTCGCCTCGTCTCGGGTCGCCGACTGGTCGCGAGCCCGCGTGCTGCTGGTGGGCACCGGCCGTTACGCCGCGGCATCCCTCGCCGCGCTCCGCGACAAGGGTGCCACCGATGTCCGCGTGCACTCCCGATCGGGGCGCAGCCGCTTCGCGCAGCGGGAGCATCTCGTGGCCGTCGATGCCGAGCACTACGCCGAGGAGGCGGCCGCGGCGGATGTCATCGTCACCTGCACCACGACGACCGACACGTACGCGCTGACCGCCTCCGAGCACGCCGCACGTCGGGCCGGGGCCGAGCGCACCCAGCTGATCATCGACCTCGGTCTGCCGCGGAACGTCGACCCGGCGATGCGGGGCGTGCCCGACGTCGAGCTGCTCGACCTCGAGACCATCCGCGTCCACGCCCCGATCGACGAGTTCGCCACGCTCGGCGAGGCCCGTGAGATCGTCGCCGGCGCAGCCGCACGGCACGCCGCCGCCCGCCGCGTGCACGAGGTCGCCCCCTCGGTCGTCGCGATGCGCGGCTACATCACCGGCATCCTCGACGACGAGATCGACCGCGCGCGGCTGCGCGGCGAGTCACCGCAGGTCGAGGCCGCGCTCCGGCACTTCTCGGGTGTGCTGCTGCACCGGCTCATCGCCCAGGGCCACACGCTCGCCTCCTCCGGGTCGGGCGCGGCCTGGTCGGACGCCGTGCGCACGGTCTTTCCCGAGGCTGCGGGAGCCGAGCCGTCATGA
- the hemQ gene encoding hydrogen peroxide-dependent heme synthase, translating to MTEQIPLGYTLFAILAGPRPRPQAPTEPDLAEIERVVADLPAAGVTVRGLYDVTGMRGGADLMVWLHTAPGSADDPAALQRALRALRRTAALAAFELEWSAMGVHREAEFNKRHVPGYLRGEHARDWLCLYPFVRSYEWYLLPEDERSAMLAQHGRRGAVFTDVIANTVSTFALSDYEWLLPLESDELISLVDLMRDLRATDARRHVREEVPFYTGRRVEIAELAEVLS from the coding sequence ATGACCGAACAGATCCCGCTCGGTTACACCCTCTTCGCGATCCTCGCCGGTCCTCGTCCGCGCCCACAGGCACCGACCGAGCCCGACCTCGCCGAGATCGAGCGCGTCGTCGCCGACCTGCCCGCCGCCGGGGTGACCGTGCGGGGCCTGTACGACGTGACGGGCATGCGCGGCGGAGCCGACCTGATGGTGTGGCTGCACACCGCTCCCGGATCCGCCGACGACCCGGCCGCCTTGCAGCGGGCGCTGCGCGCTCTGCGCCGCACGGCTGCACTGGCGGCGTTCGAGCTCGAATGGAGTGCGATGGGCGTGCACCGCGAGGCGGAGTTCAACAAACGTCACGTGCCGGGATACCTGCGCGGCGAGCATGCACGCGACTGGCTGTGCCTCTATCCGTTCGTGCGCAGCTACGAGTGGTACCTGCTTCCCGAGGACGAGCGATCCGCCATGCTCGCGCAGCACGGTCGCCGTGGCGCGGTCTTCACGGACGTCATCGCCAACACCGTGTCGACCTTCGCGCTGAGCGACTACGAGTGGCTGCTGCCCCTCGAGAGCGACGAGCTGATCAGCCTGGTCGATCTGATGCGCGACCTGCGCGCCACCGATGCGCGGCGCCACGTGCGCGAAGAGGTTCCGTTCTACACCGGCCGGCGTGTCGAGATCGCCGAGCTCGCGGAGGTGCTGTCCTGA